AGTCATTTACGCTACCCTCGTACGCGTAGACTCTGGCCCTACATCCCCCGCAGACGTACCGGTACTCACATTCCCCACAAGGACCGTGGAGATCGTCGCGGTTTCGACATTTCCACAATATGTCGTCATTCCAGAGTTCTTCCCTGTCATCCCTTAGTATGTTGCCGATTTTGACGGGTAAGAACACACACGGTTGGACGTCTCCATTCGGTCGAATAGCTAATAGACATCGGCCCGCTCCGCATCCACCCAAGAACTCCACCAGGGAGGAGAATCCACCACTCCCGCCGTAAAAATGCGTTCCGTACACAACCTCGGATGTACCTTCCTCGGACATTTGCAGACTGACCCGGGCCATCTGAGGTGCTGTGGAGTAAATCATGATGTCCCTCTCCGTGGCCTCTTGGATTAGGGTCTTGAGGACACGTTCCCTGTCCTCCGGGCTGAGATCAAGATCCGGGCGGAATCTACCATGGCCTGTGGGGATGAAGTTGAACACCGCGACACCGTCGGCACCCAACTCTTCGGCTAGGTCCAGCATTTCAGGCAGCTCGTCCACGTTGTTGCGATGCACTGTGAACGCTATGACTGTGATTACGTCGGTTTCAGCGCAATTTTTGACACCTTCCAGGGCCCTTTCCCATGCTCCTTTGACACCACGGAAACGGTCATGTGTACCCGGATTGGCGCCGTCGACGCTGATTTCTACGTACTCAACACCTGCAGCCTCCAGCCGCTCCGCTACCTCTCGATCGATGAGCGTCCCGTTCGTGGCCAGCGCGGTGAACATCCCCTCGTCAGCCGAGGCTTCGGCGAGCTCGAAGAAGTCGCCACGCATCAGCGGTTCTCCACCGGAGAAAGCCAATGCTGGAACATTCCACTCAGAGAGCCTCTCTATGACCTCCAGCGCGCGTTCGGTGTCGAGTTCTCCTGGTGCCGGTTCGCCAGCGCTCGAGTAGCAGTGTTTACACTTGAGGTTACATAGTCCAGTTACATCCCACACTACTAGGTATGGGGCGGCTGGAACGAACGGCTTTCGAACGCCGTATTCGTGAATTCCAAGCAGAGTAACGGCGATACCTCGCCGGTACGGATCCTGCGCGAGACACTCGCGTAACGTCTCCCGATTCACGCCTAAGGCTTTAGCACATCCTTCGACCGCTGTTTTCACCAATTTGGCTAGCATACGGCACTTTCGGCAAGCGTCCTCGCGTCCTCCGTAGGCGACATCCAGCGCTACCTTGACACGTAAGTTCTCGCACGAGTCACACCACTTGGTACCAAGTTTCAGTAGTTTCTTCCCTGGTGCGGTCTTTAGGAACCCGTTCAAGAACTCGACGAACGCCTCGATTCGCGCCATTGTCCGTGACCCACCGTTTGTGACAGTGAGAGTGAGATGTGGAGAGGGAAGCGATACTTCAATACACCTTCACGGGCTCGTAAAGGGTTGTGCGCTGTACTGGAGTGAAGCCGGCCTCCCGAATTATTTCCACGATCTCCTCTGGCTCTAAGCTCTCCGTTTCCTTAGCCCCCGCCTCACGGGAGATGTTCTCTTCCATGAGAGTACCACCTAGATCGTTCGCCCCGGCGTGTAGCGTCATCTGAGCCAACTTTACCCCGAGCTTTACCCAAGAAGCCTGTATGTTCGGGATCAACGGTCCGAAGTACAATCGGGCCACTGCGTGCACGAGTACGTCCGTCATGCCAGATACTCCGGGTCGCGCCCCTCCCCGTCGGTAAATCGGTGCGTTCGAATGTACGAAAGAGAGCGGCACGAACTCCGTGAAACCCCCAGTGTCCTCTTGGATTCTTCGGAGCCGCTTCATGTGGTCGATCCAGTCCCTAGGTGAATCGATGTGACCGTACATCATGGTACAGGTAGTGGGAATACCAAGCTCGTGTGCGGTCCTGATGATGTGTTCCCACTCGTCGGCTTCCAACTTATCAGGACATAGCCGCTTCCTTACCTCCGAAGAGAATATCTCCGCGGCCGTTCCGGGCATCGAATCGAGACCGGCTCGCTTAAGCTCCCGCAGTACGTCTTCGATGTCCTCTCCAGCCAGCTTGGCGCAGTACTTCACTTCCATCGGTGAGTAACCGTGCACGTGGATATCCTGGGCTTGCGATTTGATCTCGTCCAACATTTCCAAATAGTACTCAAACGTCGCCTCGGGATGCAGCCCGCCCTGAAGACACACTTCCGTAGCTCCAGCGTCACGGGCTTCCGCTGCCCGCTCACCCACCTCTTCCGGAGTCATACGGTAAGCATCTGGGTCGTCCGGATCCCTCCGGAACGCACAGAATCGGCACCTGTTAATGCATACGTTGGTGAAGTTGATGTTCCTGTTCACCACGAACGTGACATGCTCACCGGCGATCTTAAGTCGGGCCTCGTGTGCAGCCCGCATCACCTTGTATGAGTCCAGCTTGCCCTGCAAGATGTCCAACGCAGTTCCCTCGTCGATGCCACCGGCTACGGCAGTGTTCACTAGCTCGTCGACGCTGACTTCATCGGGCGAACCCCTCATCATCCGAGAGACGCTCGATGACTTCTGAGATGTTGGCATGGTACCAGCCCCGACGAACGTACTCCGGGTATATCGGGAGCCGCTCCCTTAACCTGAGATCGACACCTTCAGTCAGTCTTTTCAGCTCCTCGATCTCGGGCCATGGGGCTTCAGGGTTCACGTAATCCTTTGTCACTGGGGAAACTCCTCCCCAGTCGTTCGCGCCCGCCAACAGCGCGAGCTGACCAGTCTCAGGGTTCAGATTCGGGGGTACCTGGACCGGGACGTCTGGCAGCGTCAGTCGCGCCGTTGCGACAGTCCGTAGTAAGTCAGCGGGTGTAGGTTCTGGGTGATCCTCCATCTGGATTCCAGGTTTCGTCCTGAAGTTCTGAACTATTACCTCCTGAACGTGACCGTACCGCTTGTGCATCTTCTGGATCTCCTCCAAAGTCTTCACGCGTTCCTCCCACGTCTCGCCGATGCCGATCAGTATCCCGGTGGTGAAAGGTACTTTCAACTCTCCGGCGTATTTAAGCACCTTCAGACGCTCCTCGGGGTGCTTTCCGGGGGAGTGCTCGTGAGGACCGCCTTCTTCACACAACCGGTCCGATAGTATCTCCATCATGAGGCCCATACTAGCGTTCCAACGACGCAGCTTCCGCATCTCCCTCTTCGTGATCACGCCGGGATTGCTGTGCGGCAGCATATTGTACTCCTCTACGCATCTACGGCAGAGATCGACGAGGTACTCGACTGTGCTTGAATACCCGTGCTCCTCCAACCATTCTAGGGCCTCGTCGTACCTCTCTTCAGGGCGCTCTCCGAAGGTGAAAAGCACCTCCTTACAACCGGCTTCCTTACCCTTCTCCACGATTTCGAAGACCTCTTTCGGGGATAGATACGGCGATTTCACGTCCTCCGGTTCCCGACGGAAGGTGCAGTAAGAGCACCGATTCCGACATAACCGGGTGAGCGGCACGAACACGTTCTTCGAGTAGGAGACCACCGTGCCGAACCTCTCCCTGGTCAACCGGTTCGCCCGGTCCATGAGCTTGAGGAGATCGTAGCCCTTCAAACGTCCGCCCCGGTCGGTCCTGGTCACCCCGCGGAGTTTAATCCTGAGCGCATCGGGACAGACGTAATCAAGGGGTACGCGGCGGGATCCTCGGAGGTCGCGGGGGCTGAGGGAGATGGTCGAAGCTCTCAGTGAGGAACTGGAGCGCGAAATTCAGCGGAGATGGGAAGAGATGGACCTACTCTCGAAGGTCATGGAGAAGAACCGCGACGGACCTCTCTTTTACTTCCTAGACGGTCCACCTTACGCTAGCGGCTCGATCCACCTCGGTACAGCTTGGAACAAGATCATCAAGGATGCCGTGAACAGGTATAAGCTGATGTGCGGATACCGGGTCCGACTGCAGCCCGGTTGGGATTGTCACGGTCTCCCGATCGAGGTGAAGGTCGAGCAGGAAGTCCTTTCGGACGAAGTCGAGTGCAAGAAAGACATCGAGGAGAAAGTCGGTGTCGACAAGTTTGTGGAAAAGTGCAAGGAATTCGCCCTGAAGCACGTTGAGATCATGACGGAACAGTTCAAGCGTCTGGGAGTCCTGATGGACTGGGACAACCCATACATGACCCTGGACAACGAGTACATCGAAGGTGCATGGTACACGCTCAAGCGCGCCCACGAGCGCGGTCTCCTCACCCGGGACGTGAGGATCGTCAACTGGTGCCCGCGGTGTGAGACCGCCCTGGCGGATCACGAGGTAGAGTACAAAGAGGTCGAAGATACTTCAATCTTCGTGATCTTCCCAATCGAGGACGACTCCGACGCCGAGGTCGACCTACCCGAGAAAGCCGCCCTACTGATCTGGACGACGACTCCGTGGACTTTACCTGCGAACCTAGCCGTCGCCGTACATCCGCAGGAAGAGTACGTCCTCGCGCGCGCCGAGGTGGACGGCGAGGAGTGGCACCTGATCGTCGCTGACAAGCTCAAGGTCGTGCTGTCCGTCGTGACGGACTCGTACGAGATCGTGGACTCGTTCCCGGGAGAGGCGCTTGAGGGTCTCCGGTACCGCCCGCCGCTGTGGGAGGAGGTACCCAAGCTGCGAGAGCTGCACGAGGAGGACGACCGTGTCCACCGCGTGTACACAGCCGAGTGGGTCACGATGGATGAGGGTACGGGATGTGTCCACGTAGCGCCCGGTCACGGTGAGGAGGACTTCGAGCTTGGCCGCGAGGTCGGCTTGTCTCCGCACTGTCCGGTTGCCGAGGACG
Above is a window of Methanopyrus sp. SNP6 DNA encoding:
- the cofG gene encoding 7,8-didemethyl-8-hydroxy-5-deazariboflavin synthase CofG — its product is MKGYDLLKLMDRANRLTRERFGTVVSYSKNVFVPLTRLCRNRCSYCTFRREPEDVKSPYLSPKEVFEIVEKGKEAGCKEVLFTFGERPEERYDEALEWLEEHGYSSTVEYLVDLCRRCVEEYNMLPHSNPGVITKREMRKLRRWNASMGLMMEILSDRLCEEGGPHEHSPGKHPEERLKVLKYAGELKVPFTTGILIGIGETWEERVKTLEEIQKMHKRYGHVQEVIVQNFRTKPGIQMEDHPEPTPADLLRTVATARLTLPDVPVQVPPNLNPETGQLALLAGANDWGGVSPVTKDYVNPEAPWPEIEELKRLTEGVDLRLRERLPIYPEYVRRGWYHANISEVIERLSDDEGFAR
- a CDS encoding radical SAM/SPASM domain-containing protein: MARIEAFVEFLNGFLKTAPGKKLLKLGTKWCDSCENLRVKVALDVAYGGREDACRKCRMLAKLVKTAVEGCAKALGVNRETLRECLAQDPYRRGIAVTLLGIHEYGVRKPFVPAAPYLVVWDVTGLCNLKCKHCYSSAGEPAPGELDTERALEVIERLSEWNVPALAFSGGEPLMRGDFFELAEASADEGMFTALATNGTLIDREVAERLEAAGVEYVEISVDGANPGTHDRFRGVKGAWERALEGVKNCAETDVITVIAFTVHRNNVDELPEMLDLAEELGADGVAVFNFIPTGHGRFRPDLDLSPEDRERVLKTLIQEATERDIMIYSTAPQMARVSLQMSEEGTSEVVYGTHFYGGSGGFSSLVEFLGGCGAGRCLLAIRPNGDVQPCVFLPVKIGNILRDDREELWNDDILWKCRNRDDLHGPCGECEYRYVCGGCRARVYAYEGSVNDSDPGCQLAQRRS
- the cofH gene encoding 5-amino-6-(D-ribitylamino)uracil--L-tyrosine 4-hydroxyphenyl transferase CofH; its protein translation is MPTSQKSSSVSRMMRGSPDEVSVDELVNTAVAGGIDEGTALDILQGKLDSYKVMRAAHEARLKIAGEHVTFVVNRNINFTNVCINRCRFCAFRRDPDDPDAYRMTPEEVGERAAEARDAGATEVCLQGGLHPEATFEYYLEMLDEIKSQAQDIHVHGYSPMEVKYCAKLAGEDIEDVLRELKRAGLDSMPGTAAEIFSSEVRKRLCPDKLEADEWEHIIRTAHELGIPTTCTMMYGHIDSPRDWIDHMKRLRRIQEDTGGFTEFVPLSFVHSNAPIYRRGGARPGVSGMTDVLVHAVARLYFGPLIPNIQASWVKLGVKLAQMTLHAGANDLGGTLMEENISREAGAKETESLEPEEIVEIIREAGFTPVQRTTLYEPVKVY